From the Paenibacillus sp. R14(2021) genome, the window GAGGAGCAATCAACTAAGAATCATCTTGAGAACGTAATAATTGTTACTCATGGCGGGGTTATTAATGTCGTTTACCATATTCTAAAGGGTTTAGAATGGACAAATAAAAATAATTCGTTCCCAGCTTCAAATACAGGCATTCATAAAGTGGAGAATTCTAATGGACAATGGAAATTAACATTTGAAAATGTTCTGGAGCACTTATAGTCTCAGTGGCTTGTTACGCTAACGGGCACTATCGATAGCTCCATAAATTCTATACCAAGGGCTGCCGCGGACGATCGGCAGCCTTGTTCAACGATCGGGCAGATTTACTGAACAAACTAGTACGAAAGAACGGCTGATTAAACGGTCCTGCGAAACAAAATTATAGCAAGTTTGAAACAAAACACCCCCAATCAAACCATTTGATTGAGGGTTATTTTGTGTCATTGAACAATCCGGGAAGGGGCTTGTCGGGCGACAATAGCATATATCGTTTGACGATTTAAGACAAGAACATGTTTTGTTGCCCGCAGTTGAGGATAATTCTCAACTTGAATGCTTAATAGGTATGGAGGCACCACCCAACCATTACAAAATGAGATGGTTTATTTGTGCATTCTTAGTAATGCCCCCCAGTAGAAAATTAACTAACTCTGAGGGGCTTTTCATTTTATAGGGGTTGGTTATCCTTTGAAGAAGACTGTTTATTCAATGCCAATATTAAAATCATCCCAATGATACAAGCAGTACCCATCCATTGAAAAAAACCAAAAGGTTCTTTTAACCAAAATACTGTTGTTAAAACAGCCACTAGTGGCTCTAAACTGCTTAGAAGGCTTGTTTCTTTTGGTGAAAGACTTTGTAAACTTTCTATATAAAACCAAAAAGAAACCATTGTACCGAATACGATAATGAATACTAAGTATAAATAAGCCGCTATCGTCAAGCTTGAAAAGTCCATTTGCCAAGGTGGATGGATAAAACTTAATGCAAAGCTGCCGATAACCATAGCCCAGCCAACAATGACAAGGGAATCGTATTGCTTCAAAAGAGGAACTGTATATAAGGTATAAAATGCTAAGGCTAATCCTGATAAAATACCCCAAACGATTGCAGGGGTGGACACGGATAGTTGAGAAATTGAGCCGTTTGTTAATAAGAAAAAACAACCAGCTAAAGCAAGAGACACAGTTAACATATCTTGTCGTGTTAAGAAAGTTTGTTTCCGCAGGACTAAATAGATGATAATCATTACAGGGGCTAAATATTGTAATAGCGTTGCAACAGCAGCATTACCATGTTTAATCGATGCCATATACGTGTATTGAACCGCAAGCATACCAAGTAACCCGAAGACAATCAGTTGAACGGCTGTACTTCTATTTTTCCATACACCTAATATTTGTGAATGATCTCTTCCACAAAATTGAACGGTCAAGAGTAAAAAACCAGCTATGAGCAAACGTGTCGTAACAAGCCAATTTACATCGATTGCGTATTGTTGAAAGAGTTTTTTTGCAACGGTGCCACTAATCCCCCAGAATATCGCTCCTGTTATAACAAGAAATAATCCAGTTCTTCTAGTAGGTCTTTCCATAAATGATTCTCCACCTTAAATATAATAATAGTGTTATAATAGGTGGGAAATCATATTAATAATACCCATATTTAATGAAAAAATATAAGTATATTGAGGTTGTGGTAATTTGCAAATAAAAAATTTCATGATTGATCAAAACTTAAAAGAGCTAACTGAGCATCGTACAGTCATGTTACCGATTGCATGTTACGAAACAACGATAAACAAGAATATACATGGATTTATACCGCTTCATTGGCATGATGAAATCCAATTTGTCTTGATAGCAAAAGGGGAAGCCATCTTCCAAATAAATGAAGAAAGACTGGCTGTTCAAGAAGGCGATGGGCTATTTATAAATAGCGGCTGCTTGCACATGGCAGAGGAAAAGAATCAATCGGGCTGTGTTTATATTTGTTTGAACGTTTCTCCTCATTTCGTTTTATCACAAGAACTCTATACAACCTATGTAACTCCCTATATTCAAGCGACAAATTTATCTTACTTATATGTAAATGCAAATGAGCCTTGGGGGAAAAATATTTTAGATGCCATAGTAAAAATTAATCAATGGATTCAACAAAAATCACCGTACTTTGAAATCGATATCTCCATTCAGCTAACACTAATTTGGAAGAACTTAATCATTAATCGCTTTCAATTAGAATACGACCAAACGGAAATGGTAAAGAATCATCGAATGAAGCAAATGTTAAATTGGATACATCTACATTATGCTGAAAAAATCATATTAGATGATATTGCAAGAGCTGGACAGTTGAGTCGATCTGAATGCTGCAGATATTTTAATCGAATTCTAAACACAACTCCCTTGAGTTATGTAACTGATTATCGAATTCAAAAAAGCTTAGTCCTACTGCAAGAAGCAGATTCTAATGTTACAGAAGTTGCTTATCAAGTTGGATTCAATAGTACCAGCTACTTTATTGATAAATTTCGAAAGTCGATGAAAATGACACCCTTAACGTACAAAAAGGGCAAGATAGATGACTGTTAATAATATTATGTTATGAAACGATTCGCTTTTCTTGTTAAAGTAACGGGCATTTTTAGCGCAACTTCTTTGACAGCATTTCGTCTCACATATATAGGGAAATGTTTCCTCAACTAATCGAAATGTTAAGCATTTGGGGCACGAATGCCACGGTTAAGGAGCAAAAAAACATTTATCCTAATGGAGGCGGAGATGGTCAATCGTGAACTTAAGATTCTTTCGGTCAAAAGGTAAAGTCTTTCGTTGATACGATTGATTCAATTAGAAACAACGAAATAATTGTGAATCGCTCAGATGCAGTTAATCGGGGGAAAAATAAGGTCATTGATATTGGATATTTATGTAGCATCGGCGTAGATGCAAACATGCGGGAATAGAAGGCGTTTGTCTATTAACAACATCTTCCATTTAATAACTTGCTGCACGCCTCTCTCCACAAGGTCCTTGGGATTCACTCTCCCAAATCTCAACGGGTCTATGCCCTTACATTCCTTCGTCCTATCTATCCAAGGTGTGGAGTCCGATCAACGTTAACGGAACGGGTCTATGCCCTAAAGCGTAAAAATCTCGGTACTCCGTGCTTTCTTTGTGAAATCCTGCAAATGAGACAAATCACTGGTCTAGGTTGCGAGTTTAGTTGTTTAAGCTGCTAATAACGGTTGAGCTGTATTCGCGGAGAAAGCTTGTCCATCCCGCGCCATGGCTACAAGTATGCGAGCCAATTTCCCAATCAACTTCATCATGGACTGCATTTTCGTCATTCGTTTTACTTCAATATTGTGTGCATGTAAGGCTTGAAATGCACGATTGTGAGATAAGAGGTGAAACACCGAGAAATACAAATGCTTACGCAGCAATGAATTTCCTCGTTTGGTTAGCTTAATGTGCCCTTTATACTTGCCAGAGCTACGTTCTGCTAAGTTCAATCCAGCCTTCCGCAATAACTGATTCCCATGTGACAGCTTACGTAAGTCCCCGCCAAATGCGAATATGGCAGCCGTAGCAGGAACGGAAACACCGACGGATCGAACGAGATCAGACCCGGGGATTTCGGGCAATAGCTTTTCAATCATCTCGTCCGCTTCATCAATGATGTGGCAGATTCGTTCAAATTCTTCGATAAGGTGCCGCAACTCCCACTTGTCTTCTTCAAGGGCAGTAGCGTCTCCAACGCTATGTCTTGCGAGTGCTTGGAGCTCAAGCGCTTTATTCTTGCCTCGCATTCCGCCAGGTCTATCCATGTACGCTCCCCAGATCTGTACCATTTGTTCTGGAGTCAACTGCACGATGTCAGATGGGGTTGGAAAACGACGCAGAGTAGCTAATGAACGAGGAGTAAAAATATCTTCGAACGCTTGCCTGTACTCTGGAAAACGAATATCCAGCCAGCGGTGGATTCTGTTCTTAATCCGACCAGATTTAACAACCCAATGCTCTCTGTTTGTAACTATAACCCGCATGCGGCGGAAGGCTTCTTCCTTTGGAGAGAATGGCGTTTAGAACCGCGACTCACCGCATCGGCAATGACCAAAGCGTCCTTTGGATCATTCTTTTTAAGGGGAGTTGTCTCTGTTTTCCTTATTGCGTTTGGTCGTCATAGGATTGACAAGGACAACAGAAACCCCTTGTTTCACCAACCAATTGGCGATATTGAACCAGTAGTGACCGGTACTCTCCATTCCTACAACGACGTCATGCAAGTGGTGCATATTCTGTAATTTACGAATACTGCTAATTAAATGCTCGTAGCCCAAATGATCGTTCGAAAACGTAATTGGGCGATTGGAAAGGACAATACCTCGAAAATTAATAGCTTGAGCAGCATGTTTCTCTTTGGCAATGTCGATGCCAATGACAAGAGTGGAAGTGGAAATACGTTCTACTCGTTGATTTTGAGCTTTGATTAGTCTAGACTTCATTCTGACGCCTCCTAAGGTGAGTTCTGAGGGCTCCAACCCAGTACATACTCATCCTAGCGGGGCGTTTATTTTTCTGCAAATCGCATCTACTAACACCTACAGGAATGTTAACGGGCACTATAGTTGAATGGCGGTTGCTTCGGCAACCGTTTTTTTATGCTCCCTTGTGTAGCATTATTCATGCGAGATAAATACCATCCCTGATAAAACCTGCTCTGATTTGAGTACTTCACGCACTGGATAATTTCCAGTCATCTCATATAAGATGTTGGGTCCTGCCATGATAAGCTTATTATAGGAGGACTTTGCATATGCTTAACACAATTATCAAGCCAATGTTGCTTCAAGCTTTTTCAATAGTAGTCCCGCATAAGAAATGGATTCATCAGATAAAATGGGATGGATTTCGGATATTGATCCATTACATCAACGGAGTTATACGAGCCTTTACTCGCAATGGAACCGAAGTAACTGATCGATTCCCTGAACTTCAACAAATCCGATTAAACTGCTCTCAAGCCATTTTGGATGGTGAATGTATTGTCCTGGATCAGGCAGCGAAACCTTGCTTTGAGGATGTTATGAATCGATCCCACGCAAAGAAGCTTGATGCTGTTCAGAAGCTTTCTCAACAGTATCCAGCTCATTTTGCGGTTTTTGATTTGATATTCCATAATGGGGGATCCTTACTAAAGACAAGTCTCCAGGAGCGTCTAGAGTTACTCCTGAGAGTTGTAATACCATCTCCGGTGATATCAGTTACATCAACGAATGAAGATGGACAGAGCTTATTTCAAAAGGTTAAACAGCTTGGATTAGAAGGTATTGTTTCCAAAAATGCAGATAGTCATTATTATTTAGATTCAAGACCGAAGGATGTTTGGATTAAAACGAAGAACTACCGGTATGGTCAGTTTAAAATATCTGGCATACGTAAGTCAGAGTTTGGATGGAGCTTAACTGACAATGGTAAGCATATGGGAGTCATTGAATTTCCACCACCTTCCGACGTATTGAATGCGTTCAAGGCAGTGGCCAAGCAAATCGTCACAGGAGAAAGTAAGGACTGGATCTATCTTGAGCCGGTAATAACTTGCAATGTTAAATTTCAGTGTTATACAAGGGATAGTAAGTTGCGTCATCCAATATTTGAATCTACGTGTCAAAGTAATATTCTCAAGTGCCGCCGCACCTCCATTCGCAAGCAAGCAAGCTTATTCCGAAGGTGGGTACTTTCCTTGTTCCGCTCGGAGTCGGCAAGCGAATCTGGAAACGAGGAGCGTCGCCAGATGCGGTAATTGAAGTGGACTGGGGGGAAGAGCGAATCGTTCAGGGCATCCGCTTCGTTTGCACGCCGGAGAGACATTTCTCCGGACGAGGGCTGTACGATCGGGATACCACCCTATGGTGCTCGTGGGTTATTAAGACAGAATAGAGAAGTATTTTCTACAGCGGGGACGGTGGCTACGGACCTCACTTTGAACGAATAGGTCGTCAGCACGGACCGTTCGAGCTGGCCATTATGGAATGTGGGCAATATGACAAGCGATGGAGAGGCGTGCATATGCTTCGGGAGGAGACGGTGCAAGCGCATCGAGATATTCAGGGAGGAGTTCTACTCCCTGTTCACTGGGGGGCGTTCACTCTTTCTCTGCATGATTGGAACGATCTACGCATGGCTTCAAGGTTGATCGATGGCTAGGGCAGAAAAGTCGGCAAAGTAATAAGCATTAGTCTGCAAACCGATAGTAAGCTCAGCGAAGATTTCCTAAAATGAAGAAGATATGATCAAAATCGCTTCATGGAGGGGTTGCAATCGATGGACAGGGATATCAAACAACTGATCGAACAAATGACCTTGGAGGAAAAAGCGGGGCTCTGCTCCGGACTCGACTTTTGGCACTTAAAAGGGATCGAGCGACTCGGCATTCCGTCTATCATGGTGACAGACGGGCCTCATGGCCTGCGCAAGCAGAGGGAAGGAACCGACCACGTCGGCTTGTTCGACAGCGTCCCGGCGACTTGCTTCCCGTCCGCGGCGGGTGTCGCCAGTTCCTGGGACCGGGACTTGATCCGGCGCATGGGCGAGGCTCTGGGAGAGGAGTGCCAGGCGGAAGACGTGGCGGTCTTGCTGGGCCCGGGTGCCAACATCAAGCGGTCCCCTTTGTGCGGAAGAAATTTCGAATATTTTTCCGAAGATCCGTATTTGTCCTCCGAAATGGCGGCCAGCCATATTCAGGGCGTGCAGAGCCAGGGCGTCGGCACTTCACTCAAGCATTTCGCAGCTAATAACCAAGAGCACCGCCGGATGACTTCGGATTCCGTCGTGGACGAGCGGACGCTTCGCGAAATTTATCTCGCGAGCTTCGAGGGCGCGGTCAAGCAAGCGCAGCCTTGGACGGTCATGTGCTCTTACAACAAAGTGAATGGAACGTTCGTCTCGGAGAACGAGTACTTGCTGACGGACATTCTGAAGGACGAATGGGGGCTCGAAGGCTTCGTCGTTTCCGACTGGGGCGCCGTCAACGAGCGCACGGACGGATTAGCCGCCGGTCTGGAGCTCGAGATGCCTGCGAGCGGCGGGGCAGGCGACCGGCAAATCGTCGACGCCGTCCGCAACGGCAAGTTGCCGGAGGAGAAGCTGGACCGGGCGGTCGAACGCCTGCTAAGCATCATCTTCAAAGCAGTGGACAACAAAAAGCCGAACGCGAGCTACGATCCCGAAGCGCATCACCGGCTGGCCCGCGAAGTGGCGCGGGAAAGCATGGTTCTGCTGAAGAACGAGGAGGGTATCCTGCCGCTTCGCAGGGAAGGCAAGATCGCGGTCATCGGCGAGCTTGCGGTCAAAGCGCGTTATCAGGGCGGCGGCAGTTCGCATATCAAGCCGACGAAGCTGGAGGAAATCCGGGAGGAGATCGTGAAGTCGGCCGGCAGCAGGGCGCAGGTTACCTATGAGCAGGGCTACAAGTTGGACAGCGACGCTACGGACATCCAGCTGGCCACGGAAGCCGTCCGCGCCGCAGCGCAAGCCGACGTCGCTGTTCTGTTTGCCGGCTTGCCGGACCGCTACGAATCGGAAGGATACGATCGGACGCACCTGCGCCTGCCGGAGAACCAGATCGAGCTGATCCGGGCGCTCGCCGCGGAGCAGCCAAACTTGGTCGTCGTGCTCAGCAACGGCTCGCCGGTGGAAATGCCCTGGATCAGCAGCGCGAAGGCGGTGCTGGAAGCCTATCTGGGCGGTCAGGCACTCGGAGGCGCGATCGCAGACCTCTTATTCGGCGATGCGAATCCGTGCGGCAAACTGGCGGAGACGTTCCCGAAACGTATCGAGGACAACCCGTCCTACCTGTTTTACTTTGGCGAAGGAGACAGGGCTGAGTACCGGGAAGGAATCTTCGTCGGGTACCGTTACTACGACGCGAAAAAGGTCGAGCCGTTGTTTCCGTTCGGTTACGGATTAAGCTATACGACGTTCATGTATTCCGATCTAGCGCTGGATCGCGCTCAATTCCGGGACGACGAGAAGGTAACCGTCTCCGTCAAGGTTGTGAACACGGGGAACCGCTCCGGAAAAGAGATCGTTCAGCTCTATGTTCGTGATAAGGAAACCACGGTCATCCGTCCGGTCAAGGAGCTGAAAGGCTATGCCAAAGTGGAGCTTCATCCGGGCGAACGGAAGACGGTTTCCTTTACGCTCAATAAGCGTTCATTTGCCTTTTACGATACGGAGATGAAGGATTGGCGTGTCGAGACCGGCGAGTTCGAGATTTTGATCGGAAAGTCGTCAAGCGACATTGTGTTGACCGGCAACGTTCAGGTTCAATCTACGGCTGTCCGCAACAAGAAATATACCCGTAACTCGACGATCGGCGATCTGATGCAGGATCCGGCAACGCGGCCGATCTTAACCGATTTGTTGGCTAAGCGCAGTCCGTTCGGCTCGGTCGATGCCGGAGAAGCTTCGGACTTGATGGAAGCAATGATGAAAGACATGCCTCTGCGCGGGTTGGCCGCGTTCAGCGGCGGCGCCATGTCGGAGGAAGCGCTTGAGGGAATATTAGCGGCTCTTAACCAAGCAGGTTAAAGAGTGCGCGCAGCTTTCAGAGGCTCGTCGCCATGCGGGCCTCTTTCCCGTTAATGAACAACCCGTGCACGCGGTCTTGGCGGAAGTCGTCTAACCGATACCAAGAAGTCGGCAAACCGTAAGCTGCGACTTCCCGATTCCTTTATGATAGAAGCAAGACAGAACAAGAGGTAAGGGGATGGACATGCAGCAGATAACCGCCGTAACAAGAACGAATGCAGTAAGGAAAACCAAAACGAATGCGTTCTTTAAATTTTTACCGCTCACCGTCATGGTGCTGCCGGGCATGATCTATTTGCTCATCAACAACTATTTGCCGATGTTCGGAATCGTCATCGCCTTTAAAGACGTGAATTTCACGAAAGGCATTCTCCAGAGCGACTGGGTCGGATTCCGCAATTTCGAATATTTGTTCACGACTTCCGACGCGTACGTCATTACGCGAAACACGATCGTTTACAACGTCCTATGGATCGCGATGGGCACGGCGATGTCGATTTTTCTGGCGATTCTGCTTAACGAGATCCGAAGCAAGTTTTTCTCCCGTTTCTATCAAAGCGTAATCCTGCTGCCGCAGCTTATCTCGATCATCATCGTCAGCTACATCGTTTACGCGGTGCTGAGTCTGGATACGGGGTTCATGAATAAAACGGTGCTGCCGGAGCTTGGCATGGAAGAGATTTCGTGGTATTTCGAACCGAAATATTGGCCGTTCATTCTGACGATCGTGCATTTTTGGAAAGGTCTCGGCTTCTCCGTCGTCGTCTACTTCGCGTCCATCATCGGCATCGACGAAGAGTATTACGAGGCGGCGCGTATGGACGGTGCCGGCAAATGGCGGCAAATCCGCTCGATCACCGTACCGCTTCTGATGCCAGTGATCATTATGCTGACGCTTCTATCGATCGGACGAATCTTCTATTCGGATTTCGGTTTGTTCTATCAAGTGCCGATGAATTCCGGTCCGCTGTACGATACGACGAACGTTATCGACACCTATGTTTACCGCGGGTTGCTTGGACTCGGAGATATGGGGATGTCGGCTGCGGCCGGCATGTATCAATCCGTCGTTGGCTTCGTACTTGTCATTGCGGCCAATTGGTTCGTCCGTAAAATCAACAAAGACAACGCATTGTTTTAAGGGGGATTTCGATGAAGACGGAAAATCGGGCTTGGAATCGGTTCGGTCATATCCTATTTGCCTTTCTTAGCGCGGCATGTATCATACCTTTTGTCCTGCTTATCGTCTCCTCATTCACGGATGAACAGGAAATCGTCCGGAACGGATATTCCTTTTTCCCTTCCGTATATAGCGCAAGTGCGTATAAGTACCTTTGGTACAGCGGGGCGGAAATTTTCCGCGCATACGGGATCACCGTATTGGTAACGGTTTTCGGCACGGCATCCAGTCTGACGATCACATCGTTGCTCGCTTATCCGCTTTCCCGAAACGATTACCCGGCACGGAACGTACTTGCTTTCGCCGTCTTTTTCACCATGCTGTTCAATGGAGGACTCGTCCCGTCTTATCTGGTCTATACCGAGATGTTCGAGCTCAAGAATACGATATGGGCGCTAATCGTTCCCGGATTGCTGATGAACGGATTTAACATTATGCTGATGCGGACTTTCTTCATGACGTCGATTCCGATGCCGGTCATCGAATCCGCGAAAATCGACGGCGCGGGCGAATGGAGAACATTCGGCTCGATCGTCCTGCCGCTGTCTATGCCGATCATGGCCACGATCGGCTTGTTCCAAACGATCTACTATTGGAACGACTGGAATAACGGGTTGATCTATTTGACGGATGCGAGATTATACGGAATCCAGAACTTGCTCAATCGGATTCTTTCGGACGCGCAGTTTTTGTCAAGCAGCAGCTTCAGTTCCTATGCCAGCACGCTCACCCAGGCG encodes:
- a CDS encoding beta-glucosidase, translating into MDRDIKQLIEQMTLEEKAGLCSGLDFWHLKGIERLGIPSIMVTDGPHGLRKQREGTDHVGLFDSVPATCFPSAAGVASSWDRDLIRRMGEALGEECQAEDVAVLLGPGANIKRSPLCGRNFEYFSEDPYLSSEMAASHIQGVQSQGVGTSLKHFAANNQEHRRMTSDSVVDERTLREIYLASFEGAVKQAQPWTVMCSYNKVNGTFVSENEYLLTDILKDEWGLEGFVVSDWGAVNERTDGLAAGLELEMPASGGAGDRQIVDAVRNGKLPEEKLDRAVERLLSIIFKAVDNKKPNASYDPEAHHRLAREVARESMVLLKNEEGILPLRREGKIAVIGELAVKARYQGGGSSHIKPTKLEEIREEIVKSAGSRAQVTYEQGYKLDSDATDIQLATEAVRAAAQADVAVLFAGLPDRYESEGYDRTHLRLPENQIELIRALAAEQPNLVVVLSNGSPVEMPWISSAKAVLEAYLGGQALGGAIADLLFGDANPCGKLAETFPKRIEDNPSYLFYFGEGDRAEYREGIFVGYRYYDAKKVEPLFPFGYGLSYTTFMYSDLALDRAQFRDDEKVTVSVKVVNTGNRSGKEIVQLYVRDKETTVIRPVKELKGYAKVELHPGERKTVSFTLNKRSFAFYDTEMKDWRVETGEFEILIGKSSSDIVLTGNVQVQSTAVRNKKYTRNSTIGDLMQDPATRPILTDLLAKRSPFGSVDAGEASDLMEAMMKDMPLRGLAAFSGGAMSEEALEGILAALNQAG
- a CDS encoding RNA ligase family protein — its product is MLNTIIKPMLLQAFSIVVPHKKWIHQIKWDGFRILIHYINGVIRAFTRNGTEVTDRFPELQQIRLNCSQAILDGECIVLDQAAKPCFEDVMNRSHAKKLDAVQKLSQQYPAHFAVFDLIFHNGGSLLKTSLQERLELLLRVVIPSPVISVTSTNEDGQSLFQKVKQLGLEGIVSKNADSHYYLDSRPKDVWIKTKNYRYGQFKISGIRKSEFGWSLTDNGKHMGVIEFPPPSDVLNAFKAVAKQIVTGESKDWIYLEPVITCNVKFQCYTRDSKLRHPIFESTCQSNILKCRRTSIRKQASLFRRWVLSLFRSESASESGNEERRQMR
- a CDS encoding transposase, producing the protein MRVIVTNREHWVVKSGRIKNRIHRWLDIRFPEYRQAFEDIFTPRSLATLRRFPTPSDIVQLTPEQMVQIWGAYMDRPGGMRGKNKALELQALARHSVGDATALEEDKWELRHLIEEFERICHIIDEADEMIEKLLPEIPGSDLVRSVGVSVPATAAIFAFGGDLRKLSHGNQLLRKAGLNLAERSSGKYKGHIKLTKRGNSLLRKHLYFSVFHLLSHNRAFQALHAHNIEVKRMTKMQSMMKLIGKLARILVAMARDGQAFSANTAQPLLAA
- a CDS encoding ABC transporter permease, with protein sequence MDMQQITAVTRTNAVRKTKTNAFFKFLPLTVMVLPGMIYLLINNYLPMFGIVIAFKDVNFTKGILQSDWVGFRNFEYLFTTSDAYVITRNTIVYNVLWIAMGTAMSIFLAILLNEIRSKFFSRFYQSVILLPQLISIIIVSYIVYAVLSLDTGFMNKTVLPELGMEEISWYFEPKYWPFILTIVHFWKGLGFSVVVYFASIIGIDEEYYEAARMDGAGKWRQIRSITVPLLMPVIIMLTLLSIGRIFYSDFGLFYQVPMNSGPLYDTTNVIDTYVYRGLLGLGDMGMSAAAGMYQSVVGFVLVIAANWFVRKINKDNALF
- a CDS encoding helix-turn-helix domain-containing protein — translated: MQIKNFMIDQNLKELTEHRTVMLPIACYETTINKNIHGFIPLHWHDEIQFVLIAKGEAIFQINEERLAVQEGDGLFINSGCLHMAEEKNQSGCVYICLNVSPHFVLSQELYTTYVTPYIQATNLSYLYVNANEPWGKNILDAIVKINQWIQQKSPYFEIDISIQLTLIWKNLIINRFQLEYDQTEMVKNHRMKQMLNWIHLHYAEKIILDDIARAGQLSRSECCRYFNRILNTTPLSYVTDYRIQKSLVLLQEADSNVTEVAYQVGFNSTSYFIDKFRKSMKMTPLTYKKGKIDDC
- a CDS encoding IS110 family transposase — its product is MKSRLIKAQNQRVERISTSTLVIGIDIAKEKHAAQAINFRGIVLSNRPITFSNDHLGYEHLISSIRKLQNMHHLHDVVVGMESTGHYWFNIANWLVKQGVSVVLVNPMTTKRNKENRDNSP
- a CDS encoding carbohydrate ABC transporter permease translates to MKTENRAWNRFGHILFAFLSAACIIPFVLLIVSSFTDEQEIVRNGYSFFPSVYSASAYKYLWYSGAEIFRAYGITVLVTVFGTASSLTITSLLAYPLSRNDYPARNVLAFAVFFTMLFNGGLVPSYLVYTEMFELKNTIWALIVPGLLMNGFNIMLMRTFFMTSIPMPVIESAKIDGAGEWRTFGSIVLPLSMPIMATIGLFQTIYYWNDWNNGLIYLTDARLYGIQNLLNRILSDAQFLSSSSFSSYASTLTQAAPIETVKMAIAVIGVLPILAAYPFFQKYFVKGIVIGAVKG
- a CDS encoding DMT family transporter; this encodes MERPTRRTGLFLVITGAIFWGISGTVAKKLFQQYAIDVNWLVTTRLLIAGFLLLTVQFCGRDHSQILGVWKNRSTAVQLIVFGLLGMLAVQYTYMASIKHGNAAVATLLQYLAPVMIIIYLVLRKQTFLTRQDMLTVSLALAGCFFLLTNGSISQLSVSTPAIVWGILSGLALAFYTLYTVPLLKQYDSLVIVGWAMVIGSFALSFIHPPWQMDFSSLTIAAYLYLVFIIVFGTMVSFWFYIESLQSLSPKETSLLSSLEPLVAVLTTVFWLKEPFGFFQWMGTACIIGMILILALNKQSSSKDNQPL
- a CDS encoding MBL fold metallo-hydrolase, yielding MGRQHGPFELAIMECGQYDKRWRGVHMLREETVQAHRDIQGGVLLPVHWGAFTLSLHDWNDLRMASRLIDG